From a region of the Leptospira kmetyi serovar Malaysia str. Bejo-Iso9 genome:
- a CDS encoding CapA family protein: MNRNVILTILSVFLLFSSALLADSPAATTIKIKAVGDMVPGTNFPEPLNIQDPRSFLFGKVENYLKGADLLFGNFESTLTNYPNTSKDTSRRMIFAFRTPPSYAKVLKDVGFDILSIANNHSLDFHQQGFDDTQKNLSDVGIRYTGKKGMITYMNVKNVSIAWIGFSHLKSHNNVNEIEEGVELVKEAKRKAQLVFISFHGGAEGGPALHVKNQMERFYGEYRGNLVEFSHSLIDAGADLVIGHGPHLVRAMELYKGRLIAYSLGNFMGYRALSSKGIVGYSLVLEAEVDSQGKFVKGKIIPLQLDSASIPEYDPEKKTIDLMKKLTKEDFPGKGPKISEDGTILP, encoded by the coding sequence ATGAACCGAAACGTAATTCTTACCATTCTATCCGTTTTCCTTCTTTTTTCTTCCGCTCTTCTCGCGGATTCCCCGGCCGCCACGACGATTAAAATCAAAGCGGTGGGAGACATGGTGCCGGGAACGAACTTCCCCGAACCTTTGAACATTCAAGATCCGAGATCCTTTTTGTTCGGCAAGGTGGAGAATTATCTGAAAGGAGCGGACCTTCTTTTCGGAAATTTCGAAAGTACTCTTACCAATTATCCGAACACTTCGAAGGACACTTCGAGAAGAATGATCTTCGCGTTCAGAACTCCTCCTTCGTACGCGAAAGTTTTGAAGGACGTGGGTTTCGATATTTTAAGTATTGCTAATAATCATTCCTTGGATTTTCACCAGCAGGGTTTCGACGACACTCAGAAAAATCTTTCCGACGTCGGCATCCGTTATACGGGTAAGAAGGGAATGATCACTTATATGAACGTCAAAAACGTTTCGATCGCTTGGATCGGATTCTCCCATTTGAAGTCGCATAACAACGTGAACGAAATCGAGGAAGGAGTGGAACTCGTCAAGGAAGCGAAACGAAAAGCGCAGCTCGTTTTTATTTCCTTTCACGGCGGAGCGGAGGGCGGTCCGGCTCTTCACGTAAAAAATCAGATGGAACGTTTTTACGGAGAATACAGAGGAAACTTAGTCGAGTTCAGTCATTCTCTCATCGACGCGGGCGCGGATCTTGTGATCGGTCACGGTCCTCATTTGGTGCGTGCGATGGAATTGTATAAGGGGAGATTGATCGCGTATTCTCTCGGAAACTTTATGGGTTATAGAGCCTTGTCTTCCAAAGGAATCGTGGGTTACTCCCTCGTTCTCGAAGCGGAAGTGGATTCTCAGGGTAAGTTCGTAAAAGGAAAAATCATCCCGTTGCAACTCGACTCGGCTTCGATCCCCGAATACGATCCCGAAAAGAAAACCATCGATCTTATGAAAAAACTGACCAAGGAAGATTTCCCCGGCAAAGGTCCTAAAATTTCCGAAGACGGAACCATTCTTCCTTGA
- a CDS encoding class I SAM-dependent methyltransferase has product MERIPCNTCGSSEFEPLFSKSNHKNELFHIVRCKRCALVQVSPQPSPEEVASYYSEEYFLKRSDRGYDNYFSDGIRNEISRVFGLNLKDLDFNVWEESLSSEKRCLDVGCAAGYFVDYMQQRGWDSYGMDIAEAPVKFAKEKLKLKVERLDFLEWKPKREEKFDLITLWASIEHLHKPKETLEKIYTHLKPGGRIILSTCRWGILAKLQGPSWRYLNVPEHLYYYSLPGIVKLCASLGLKKKKHITYGSGLTAKKNASALYKILKYVADPAVKLLDQGDMMALSFEK; this is encoded by the coding sequence ATGGAAAGAATCCCCTGCAACACATGCGGCTCGTCCGAGTTCGAACCGCTTTTTTCCAAATCCAATCATAAGAACGAACTCTTTCATATCGTTCGATGCAAACGTTGTGCGCTCGTGCAGGTAAGTCCGCAACCTTCTCCGGAAGAAGTGGCTTCTTATTATTCGGAAGAATATTTTTTAAAACGAAGCGACCGCGGTTACGATAATTATTTTTCGGACGGAATCAGAAACGAAATCTCGCGCGTGTTCGGACTCAACTTAAAGGATTTGGACTTCAACGTTTGGGAAGAATCCTTGTCCTCCGAAAAACGATGTCTCGACGTGGGCTGCGCGGCGGGTTACTTCGTGGATTATATGCAACAAAGGGGTTGGGATTCTTATGGAATGGACATCGCGGAAGCGCCCGTGAAGTTCGCGAAAGAAAAACTCAAACTCAAAGTGGAACGACTGGACTTTCTGGAATGGAAACCGAAACGAGAAGAGAAGTTCGATCTGATCACTCTTTGGGCTTCCATCGAACATCTTCATAAACCCAAAGAAACATTAGAAAAGATTTATACACATCTGAAACCCGGAGGAAGAATCATTCTTTCGACCTGCCGCTGGGGAATTCTCGCCAAACTCCAAGGCCCGTCCTGGAGATATCTGAACGTTCCCGAACATCTCTACTACTATTCTTTGCCGGGAATCGTAAAACTCTGCGCGTCTCTCGGTTTGAAAAAGAAAAAACACATCACATACGGAAGCGGTCTCACCGCAAAAAAGAACGCCTCCGCGCTTTATAAAATTCTAAAATACGTCGCGGACCCCGCGGTGAAACTTTTGGATCAAGGCGATATGATGGCTCTTTCCTTCGAAAAATAA
- a CDS encoding sensor histidine kinase: protein MFEVALKSAIEKNIVLGLSVIVALNIVIAGASFYGLQQSEKLKEWETHTQEVLISLEETLSAFGEIHSIIRGFILFTDPNFLKNFYDTKAEIYDRLNKVDGLIRDNPEQQKRLKLVRSMIDEKIAYLEEQVVERQRRSIQSYSVPFRSPKGIPLTEKIKDVLREMKKEEAILLTARKKKSELNLTIATAFVFSGIVLNLSFIILQNFLIYRESKRRRSAENALEESNKNLKTHSAELERSNKDLEAFSYSVSHDLRAPIRAISGFSKILMEDHGNDLGEEGRRILNIVIQNSENMGQLIDDLLEYSRLGRREIAFSVVNMKSMAEKILEEITNYYPETKIETIVGDLPQAKADSGLLKQLLFNLVSNAFKYSNKKDFPKVEIGSYQNDGETVFFVKDNGAGFDMKYQHKLFNIFQRLHHADQFEGTGVGLAIVKRVIEKHDGRVWGEGKPDEGACFYFTLGAHENHG from the coding sequence ATTTTTGAGGTTGCCTTGAAAAGTGCGATTGAGAAAAACATCGTCCTCGGTTTGAGCGTTATTGTCGCTTTAAACATAGTCATCGCAGGCGCTTCGTTTTACGGACTGCAACAATCCGAAAAACTGAAGGAATGGGAAACTCATACTCAGGAAGTTCTCATCAGTCTCGAGGAAACCTTATCGGCGTTCGGCGAAATCCATTCCATTATCCGGGGTTTTATCCTATTTACCGATCCGAATTTTCTAAAGAATTTCTACGATACAAAGGCGGAGATCTACGATCGTTTGAATAAGGTCGACGGGCTTATACGGGACAACCCGGAACAACAGAAAAGACTGAAACTCGTACGTTCTATGATCGATGAAAAGATCGCTTATCTGGAAGAACAGGTCGTGGAAAGACAGCGCAGATCGATCCAAAGTTATTCGGTGCCCTTTCGTTCTCCGAAGGGAATTCCGCTCACGGAAAAAATCAAAGACGTATTGCGGGAAATGAAAAAAGAGGAAGCGATTCTTTTGACCGCCCGCAAAAAAAAATCGGAACTGAATTTGACGATAGCGACCGCGTTCGTTTTTTCGGGAATCGTTTTGAATCTTTCGTTTATCATTCTTCAGAACTTTCTGATCTACAGGGAAAGCAAACGAAGACGATCGGCCGAAAACGCCTTGGAAGAATCCAACAAAAACCTCAAGACCCATTCCGCTGAATTGGAAAGATCGAACAAGGATCTCGAAGCGTTCTCCTATTCGGTTTCGCACGACCTTCGCGCTCCGATCCGAGCTATATCAGGATTTTCTAAAATTCTAATGGAGGATCACGGAAACGATCTCGGAGAGGAAGGAAGAAGAATTCTCAACATCGTCATCCAGAATTCGGAAAACATGGGACAACTCATCGACGATCTTCTCGAATATTCCCGATTGGGAAGAAGGGAGATAGCGTTCTCGGTCGTGAACATGAAGTCGATGGCCGAAAAAATTCTCGAAGAGATTACGAACTATTATCCGGAAACAAAGATTGAAACGATCGTGGGCGATCTTCCGCAGGCAAAAGCGGATTCGGGTCTTCTCAAACAACTTCTATTCAATCTGGTTTCGAACGCGTTTAAATATTCCAACAAAAAAGATTTTCCCAAAGTCGAAATCGGTTCGTATCAAAACGACGGAGAAACCGTATTCTTCGTAAAGGACAACGGAGCCGGGTTCGATATGAAATACCAACACAAACTTTTCAACATCTTTCAAAGACTTCATCACGCGGATCAATTCGAAGGAACCGGCGTCGGACTTGCGATCGTAAAAAGAGTCATCGAAAAACACGATGGTAGGGTTTGGGGAGAAGGCAAACCGGACGAAGGCGCTTGTTTCTATTTTACCTTGGGAGCTCACGAGAATCATGGATAA
- a CDS encoding response regulator translates to MDKFQDDLISILYAEDNPQDSELTLRSLKKHNLSNQVKLVRDGEEALEYLYATGRYADRDVSQMPSLILLDLKMPKVDGIEVLRKVRSEERTKMLPVVILTSSAEEKDIVESYRLGVNSYVVKPLEFGKFSDVASEIGFYWILMNKSVM, encoded by the coding sequence ATGGATAAATTTCAAGACGATCTGATTTCGATCCTTTACGCGGAGGACAATCCTCAGGATTCGGAACTGACGCTACGAAGTCTGAAAAAACACAATCTGAGCAATCAGGTCAAACTCGTTCGGGACGGCGAAGAAGCATTAGAATATCTTTATGCAACCGGACGTTATGCGGATCGGGACGTTTCCCAAATGCCTTCTTTGATTCTTCTGGATCTGAAGATGCCGAAAGTGGACGGGATCGAGGTTCTTCGAAAAGTAAGAAGCGAAGAACGAACGAAGATGCTTCCCGTCGTGATTCTCACCTCCTCCGCGGAAGAAAAAGATATCGTCGAAAGTTATAGACTCGGCGTGAACAGCTACGTGGTCAAACCTCTCGAGTTCGGGAAGTTCAGCGACGTCGCGAGCGAAATCGGATTTTATTGGATTCTAATGAACAAAAGCGTAATGTAA
- a CDS encoding hybrid sensor histidine kinase/response regulator, whose product MIQRKVYIICIEDNPNDLGLMIRQISASGLDFSYKQIQTKEELVQEFKTSEPDIILSDFSLPSFDGMEALHLAQKYHPKVPFLFVSGWLGEEAAIEALKQGATDYISKNKITKLMFSVDRALKEYDERNLLEEAERENEALKSQLIQAQKLEAISLLATGVAHEINNPLTIMINYAQLILAQSKDDSILKYATNILDEGERIGRITKDLLKLSRQEKLVLSLVNFREIVQKTVSLCDQLFKKDMIHIESDLPDSLPEIRCVPQQIQQVILNLLNNARDALNQKYPKFDSNKIIQLQAKRFDKEGKLWIQMIVEDRGIGIPPEEAKKIFSPFFTTKKVEKGTGLGLSVSTGIIKDHGGELYYESKENEYTRFFINLPVNPENKNQPDLSVEKNFA is encoded by the coding sequence ATGATTCAGAGAAAAGTTTACATCATCTGCATCGAGGACAACCCGAACGATTTGGGTTTGATGATCCGCCAAATCAGCGCGAGCGGACTGGACTTTTCATACAAACAAATTCAAACGAAGGAAGAATTGGTTCAGGAATTCAAAACCAGCGAACCCGATATCATTCTTTCCGATTTTTCGCTTCCTTCCTTCGACGGAATGGAAGCGCTTCATCTCGCTCAAAAGTATCATCCTAAGGTTCCGTTTCTTTTCGTTTCCGGTTGGCTCGGCGAAGAAGCCGCCATAGAAGCGCTCAAACAAGGCGCCACGGATTATATTTCCAAAAATAAAATCACCAAACTGATGTTCTCCGTGGATCGCGCTTTGAAGGAATACGACGAAAGAAATCTTCTCGAAGAAGCCGAACGGGAAAACGAAGCGCTCAAATCCCAGTTGATTCAAGCGCAGAAACTCGAAGCGATCAGCCTTCTTGCAACCGGCGTGGCGCACGAAATCAACAATCCTCTTACGATCATGATCAATTACGCGCAATTGATTCTCGCACAAAGCAAGGACGATTCCATTCTCAAATACGCGACGAACATCTTGGACGAAGGGGAAAGAATCGGGAGGATCACGAAGGATCTTTTAAAACTTTCCAGACAAGAGAAACTCGTTTTATCGCTCGTCAACTTTAGAGAGATCGTTCAAAAGACCGTTTCGCTTTGCGATCAGTTGTTTAAGAAGGATATGATTCATATCGAATCGGATTTGCCGGATTCCCTTCCGGAAATCCGATGTGTTCCTCAACAGATTCAGCAAGTCATATTAAATCTTTTGAACAACGCAAGAGACGCTCTCAATCAAAAATATCCCAAGTTCGATTCGAACAAGATCATCCAACTTCAGGCCAAACGGTTCGACAAGGAAGGAAAACTTTGGATTCAGATGATCGTAGAAGACCGAGGCATCGGAATTCCTCCCGAGGAAGCGAAGAAGATTTTCAGTCCGTTCTTTACCACGAAGAAGGTGGAAAAAGGAACCGGACTCGGCCTTTCCGTCAGCACCGGAATCATCAAGGATCACGGCGGAGAGCTATATTACGAAAGTAAAGAAAACGAATATACTCGTTTCTTTATAAACCTTCCCGTAAATCCGGAAAATAAAAATCAACCGGACCTTTCGGTCGAAAAGAATTTCGCTTAA
- a CDS encoding GFA family protein — MSKTYEGGCACGAIRYSTKHQPIFQNHCQCRDCQLRSGTGHGSYLTFPSRSEMSISGDATHWEVKGDSGNIKIHSFCPVCGTPVYLRFAAMPDLIAIHATSLDEPSLFSPQALTYSVRGLAWDKIDPSLKAFEKMPNA; from the coding sequence ATGAGTAAGACATACGAGGGCGGATGCGCTTGCGGCGCGATCCGCTATTCGACGAAACATCAACCTATCTTTCAGAATCACTGTCAATGCCGCGACTGTCAGCTTCGAAGCGGCACCGGTCACGGTTCTTATCTGACCTTTCCATCCAGAAGCGAAATGTCGATCAGCGGCGATGCGACCCACTGGGAAGTAAAAGGAGACAGCGGAAACATAAAGATCCATTCTTTTTGTCCCGTTTGCGGAACTCCGGTTTACTTACGTTTTGCCGCGATGCCGGATCTGATCGCGATTCACGCGACCAGTTTGGACGAGCCGAGTCTTTTTTCTCCGCAGGCGCTTACATACAGCGTTCGCGGATTGGCTTGGGACAAGATCGATCCTTCTTTGAAAGCGTTCGAAAAAATGCCGAACGCATAA
- a CDS encoding SRPBCC family protein has translation MSKEKTSFVYVTYIRSTPEKVFEAIMKPEIARRYWGHENVSDWKPGADWEHVRANEQRTVQIVGKVVEVTPPSRLVITWANPSQADDPESYSRVTFDIEPYDAMVRLTVTHDELEAGSGMAKGIQQGWPIVLSSLKSLLETGEGIDVFAKPKLASSENRS, from the coding sequence ATGAGTAAAGAGAAGACGAGTTTTGTTTATGTGACTTATATCCGTTCGACGCCGGAGAAGGTGTTCGAAGCGATTATGAAACCGGAGATCGCACGACGTTATTGGGGACACGAGAATGTTTCCGATTGGAAGCCCGGCGCGGATTGGGAACACGTGCGCGCCAACGAACAACGTACGGTTCAAATCGTGGGTAAGGTGGTAGAGGTTACTCCTCCTTCGCGTTTGGTCATCACTTGGGCCAACCCTTCTCAAGCCGACGATCCGGAGAGTTATAGCCGCGTTACGTTCGATATCGAACCGTATGATGCGATGGTAAGGCTTACCGTAACGCACGACGAACTGGAAGCGGGTAGCGGTATGGCAAAAGGAATTCAACAAGGATGGCCGATCGTTCTTTCCAGTCTCAAGTCTTTGCTGGAAACGGGAGAAGGAATCGACGTTTTTGCTAAACCGAAGTTGGCTTCAAGCGAGAATCGTTCATGA
- a CDS encoding ArsR/SmtB family transcription factor, which yields MDADNVFKALGDPTRRKLLDLLYDKNGQTLSQLCEHLEMTRQSATQHIGILEAANLISTVWRGREKLHFINPVPLHEVYERWVRKFEQHRLSLLHDLKKELEGE from the coding sequence ATGGACGCTGACAATGTTTTCAAGGCACTGGGAGACCCGACGCGCAGAAAGCTGCTCGACTTGTTGTATGACAAGAACGGGCAAACTCTGAGTCAACTCTGCGAACACTTGGAGATGACGCGGCAATCCGCGACGCAACATATCGGGATTCTCGAAGCGGCCAATCTGATCAGTACGGTTTGGCGCGGCCGAGAGAAGTTGCATTTCATCAACCCGGTACCGTTGCACGAAGTTTATGAGCGATGGGTTCGAAAATTCGAACAACATCGACTGAGTCTTTTGCACGACTTGAAGAAAGAGCTTGAAGGAGAGTGA
- a CDS encoding response regulator, giving the protein MAEMESSKILIVEDETLVAQDIKRRLLKMGYGNLLVSASGEDAIEKSKVFQPDLILMDIVLSKGSISGIESTKKIREFLDVPIIYLTASSDVDTMKEAKETNPNGFILKPFQTRELQIAIELILYKNTSEKEIQKKDRLVRSTLKNMGEGIVAIDNTETVYFINTVALTLTGWKEEEALGSSIHEILNLVPLNRSNDVEARDFVFNSRSSPVEGFLLSKNGERKNVEIMNRAILGNESKVIGKVLIIREKVV; this is encoded by the coding sequence ATGGCTGAGATGGAATCTTCGAAGATACTCATTGTAGAGGATGAAACTCTTGTCGCGCAAGACATCAAACGTCGTCTTTTGAAAATGGGTTACGGCAATCTTCTCGTTTCCGCTTCGGGAGAGGACGCGATCGAAAAGTCGAAAGTCTTTCAACCGGATCTCATTCTGATGGATATCGTTCTTTCGAAAGGAAGTATAAGCGGAATCGAATCCACAAAAAAAATCCGAGAATTTTTAGACGTTCCCATCATCTATTTAACTGCTTCTTCGGATGTGGATACGATGAAGGAAGCGAAAGAAACAAATCCGAACGGATTTATTCTGAAACCGTTTCAAACGCGGGAGTTGCAGATCGCGATCGAATTGATTCTTTATAAGAATACTTCCGAAAAAGAAATTCAAAAGAAGGACCGATTGGTTCGTTCCACTCTGAAAAATATGGGAGAAGGAATCGTTGCAATCGACAACACCGAAACCGTTTATTTTATCAATACCGTTGCGTTGACACTTACGGGTTGGAAAGAAGAAGAGGCGCTCGGAAGTTCGATTCATGAAATTTTAAACTTAGTTCCGTTGAACAGATCGAACGACGTTGAAGCTCGGGATTTCGTTTTTAATTCCCGTTCCAGTCCGGTCGAAGGTTTTTTGTTATCGAAGAACGGGGAACGAAAGAACGTTGAGATTATGAACAGAGCCATTCTCGGCAACGAAAGCAAGGTGATCGGTAAGGTTTTGATCATCCGAGAAAAGGTCGTATAA
- a CDS encoding GGDEF domain-containing response regulator, producing the protein MNQYSARILIVEDESIVARDIRDRLVKMGYPFPTIARNGAEALSTASALKPDLVLMDIMLTRGKIDGVEVATELRLTMDVPVVYITAYADDQTLIRTKQTEPYGYILKPVRTLELQIAIEIALNKHTMERKLRENQQLLLTTLESIGDAVIATDESGNITFMNRISEGFTGWNISDVAGRKIQEIVKIVSYSEQNEMPDPISHILESKEQILFVSDIRLIDRFGKDRPIECTASLIQLEGGITLGAVLVFRDVTERKVTEECVRYLAYHDPLTGLPNRTSLFERFKRNIEIARPKRKEYTMSFLFIDFDDFKKVNDSMGHAAGDRLLQEFSDRMRGIVREDDIIVRLSGDEFVIILNDLANPSDAERVVRKIFSSLKKPFSIDEFTIPLSISIGISVYPKDSTDIDQLIRYADAAMYKCKLKGKNRYAFYSLESDSKVV; encoded by the coding sequence ATGAATCAATATTCAGCAAGGATTCTAATCGTAGAAGACGAGAGTATAGTCGCCAGAGACATACGGGATCGATTGGTAAAAATGGGATATCCGTTTCCGACGATCGCGCGTAACGGAGCCGAGGCGTTGTCCACCGCTTCCGCGCTCAAACCGGATCTCGTTTTGATGGATATCATGTTGACCCGAGGGAAGATAGACGGAGTCGAAGTCGCGACGGAACTTCGCTTAACAATGGACGTCCCCGTGGTTTACATCACCGCTTATGCGGACGATCAAACTCTCATTCGGACAAAACAAACGGAACCGTACGGTTATATTCTCAAACCCGTGCGGACTCTCGAGCTTCAGATCGCGATAGAAATCGCTTTGAACAAACATACGATGGAAAGAAAGTTAAGGGAGAATCAGCAGCTTCTTTTAACGACTCTGGAAAGTATCGGAGACGCGGTGATCGCGACCGACGAATCCGGAAACATCACGTTTATGAATCGTATCTCGGAAGGATTTACCGGATGGAACATATCCGACGTAGCTGGAAGAAAAATTCAAGAGATCGTTAAGATCGTATCGTATTCCGAACAGAACGAGATGCCGGATCCGATTTCTCATATTTTGGAAAGTAAGGAACAGATTCTTTTTGTGAGCGATATTCGTCTGATCGATCGATTCGGAAAGGATCGACCGATCGAATGTACGGCTTCTCTCATTCAACTCGAAGGCGGAATCACTTTGGGAGCCGTGCTCGTTTTCAGAGACGTTACAGAAAGGAAAGTCACGGAAGAATGCGTTCGATATCTTGCATATCACGATCCTCTGACCGGATTGCCGAATCGAACCTCGCTCTTTGAACGTTTTAAAAGAAACATAGAAATCGCAAGACCAAAACGAAAAGAATATACGATGTCCTTTTTGTTCATAGACTTCGACGATTTTAAAAAAGTAAACGATTCGATGGGGCACGCGGCCGGAGATCGGTTGTTGCAGGAATTTTCGGATCGAATGAGGGGGATCGTTCGGGAGGACGATATCATCGTTCGACTTTCCGGCGACGAGTTCGTAATCATTCTAAACGATTTGGCGAATCCGTCGGACGCGGAACGAGTCGTTCGAAAAATATTCTCTTCTTTGAAAAAACCTTTTTCGATCGATGAGTTTACGATTCCGCTCAGCATAAGCATCGGAATTTCGGTTTATCCGAAAGACAGCACGGACATCGATCAACTGATCCGTTATGCGGACGCGGCGATGTATAAATGCAAATTAAAAGGGAAGAATCGCTACGCTTTTTATTCTTTAGAAAGCGATAGTAAAGTCGTGTAA
- a CDS encoding histidine kinase dimerization/phosphoacceptor domain -containing protein produces the protein MSSQVKVNVLIVDDNQENLWVMENILMSPELNLIKARSGDEALKALLKPDDFALIFMDVRMPGLDGFEVASLIRQREKCAQIPIIFLTAYGNNESWMFKGYSLGAVDFLIKPVAPEILKSKASVFVDLHRKNQTLMLQDELLRESHDKLEQRVEERTSELNKANQNLINEISDRERAEEALKNSLREKEVLLREIHHRVKNNLQIVSSILNLQSNYITDSKSFDLFEDAQSRIKSIALIHELLYQNKDLAQMDFKEYLYNLTTNLLRTYRVNSEINFVIEADPIFLSLDSAIHCGLIVTELVTNSLKYGFKGREKGNIYISIRNLEEGFVLTVEDDGIGFPEDVDFSRTDSLGLQLVNILSEQIGATLTLEKSEGTKFKLTAMDLNRVRK, from the coding sequence GTGTCCTCGCAAGTTAAAGTGAACGTTTTGATCGTGGATGATAATCAGGAAAACCTTTGGGTTATGGAGAATATTCTCATGAGTCCCGAGTTGAATCTGATCAAAGCGCGTTCGGGAGACGAGGCCTTAAAGGCTTTGTTAAAACCGGATGATTTCGCATTAATTTTTATGGACGTAAGAATGCCCGGTTTGGACGGATTCGAAGTCGCTTCCTTGATTCGTCAAAGGGAGAAGTGCGCGCAGATCCCGATCATATTCTTAACCGCTTACGGAAACAACGAGTCTTGGATGTTCAAAGGATATTCTTTGGGCGCGGTCGATTTTCTCATTAAACCGGTCGCTCCCGAAATTCTAAAATCCAAGGCGTCCGTTTTCGTCGATCTTCACAGGAAGAATCAGACTCTGATGCTTCAGGACGAATTGCTCCGCGAAAGTCACGATAAGTTGGAACAACGCGTCGAAGAAAGAACGTCCGAGTTGAATAAGGCGAATCAAAATTTAATCAACGAGATTTCCGATCGGGAACGGGCCGAAGAAGCGCTGAAGAATTCTTTGCGGGAAAAGGAGGTTTTACTTCGTGAAATCCATCACAGGGTTAAGAATAATCTTCAGATCGTTTCCAGCATTCTCAATCTTCAATCCAATTACATAACGGATTCCAAGTCCTTCGACTTGTTTGAAGACGCTCAATCCAGAATCAAATCCATCGCTTTGATCCACGAGCTACTCTATCAAAACAAGGATCTTGCGCAGATGGACTTTAAGGAATACTTATATAACCTAACTACCAATCTTCTGAGAACGTATCGGGTCAATTCGGAGATCAACTTCGTGATCGAAGCCGATCCGATTTTTTTATCTCTGGATTCCGCGATTCACTGCGGTTTGATCGTCACGGAGTTGGTTACGAATTCCTTAAAATACGGCTTCAAAGGACGGGAGAAAGGAAACATATATATATCGATTCGGAATTTGGAGGAAGGTTTCGTTCTTACGGTCGAGGACGACGGAATCGGATTTCCCGAGGACGTCGATTTCAGCCGTACGGATTCTCTTGGATTACAATTAGTGAATATACTTTCCGAACAAATCGGGGCGACGCTGACCTTGGAAAAAAGCGAAGGAACAAAGTTTAAACTGACGGCGATGGATTTAAACAGGGTAAGAAAATGA